A genomic window from Archaeoglobus profundus DSM 5631 includes:
- the pscS gene encoding O-phospho-L-seryl-tRNA:Cys-tRNA synthase, with translation MFVERKVKDFINIDPLQTGGKLTEDARRMLVEWGDGYSVCDFCMGDLHGIKNPPIADFIKDLAEFLGCDVARVTHGAREGKFMIMHSLAKKDGIVVVDSNAHYSTFVSAERAGLNVVEVENSGYPEYKVIEERYEDAIVEARRKGDVVLAVLTYPDGNYGNLPDVKAVAEICHDKGVPLLLNCAYSIGRMEIKAEKLGVDFVVGSGHKSMASAGPIGVVGMFEDYAKVVLRKSERFKNKEVELLGCSVRGVPLMTLMASFDHVKERVKRWNEEVEKARWFVREFESLGFELLGEKPHNHDLLHFKTDKIYEISKKVKKGGYFLYHELKKRNIHGIKPGRTKSIKLSTYLVPKDDLRKVVQAFEEILDKYG, from the coding sequence ATGTTTGTTGAGAGAAAGGTTAAAGACTTCATAAACATCGATCCTCTTCAAACTGGTGGCAAACTTACAGAAGATGCAAGGAGAATGCTTGTAGAATGGGGTGACGGGTATAGCGTTTGCGATTTTTGCATGGGAGATTTGCACGGTATAAAAAATCCGCCTATCGCAGATTTTATCAAAGATTTGGCTGAATTTCTGGGCTGTGATGTTGCAAGGGTTACTCATGGAGCAAGGGAAGGGAAGTTTATGATCATGCACAGCTTGGCAAAGAAGGATGGAATAGTTGTTGTTGATTCAAACGCTCATTATTCAACATTTGTATCAGCGGAAAGGGCTGGTTTGAACGTTGTTGAGGTTGAGAACAGCGGATATCCTGAGTATAAGGTTATTGAAGAAAGATATGAAGATGCGATTGTAGAGGCTAGGAGGAAAGGGGATGTTGTTTTAGCTGTTTTAACCTATCCAGATGGAAACTACGGAAACCTTCCCGATGTTAAGGCCGTTGCGGAGATTTGCCACGATAAAGGAGTTCCCTTACTATTGAACTGTGCATACTCAATTGGCAGAATGGAAATCAAAGCTGAAAAACTTGGTGTTGACTTTGTCGTTGGAAGCGGACACAAATCTATGGCCTCAGCCGGGCCGATTGGAGTTGTGGGGATGTTTGAGGATTACGCTAAGGTTGTCCTGAGAAAATCCGAACGTTTCAAGAACAAAGAAGTCGAGCTCTTGGGTTGCAGTGTTAGAGGTGTCCCTCTAATGACTTTGATGGCCTCCTTCGATCACGTTAAGGAGAGGGTTAAGAGATGGAACGAGGAGGTTGAGAAGGCCAGATGGTTCGTTAGAGAGTTTGAATCTCTAGGATTTGAGCTTTTGGGTGAAAAACCTCATAACCACGATCTTCTACACTTTAAAACGGATAAGATTTACGAAATTTCAAAAAAAGTCAAGAAAGGTGGTTACTTCCTCTATCACGAGCTTAAGAAAAGGAATATTCACGGAATAAAGCCGGGTAGAACTAAAAGCATAAAGCTTTCAACTTACCTCGTTCCGAAAGATGATTTAAGAAAGGTTGTTCAGGCTTTCGAGGAGATTTTGGATAAGTACGGTTGA